AGATGGTGATCGGCGGCGCTGGCAATGTTGCACGTAATATCGCCAGCCTCGGCGCACAATGTATCTTCATTGGCCTCGTTGGCGAGGACGATGCCGGCCGCACGCTCAAAGCCGCGCTCGCGGCTGAGCCCCGGATCGAGGCATCGCTCGTCGTCGACGGTTCGCGTCCAACCACCCGCAAGGTCCGCTTCGTGTCGGAACATTACGCAACGCACATGTTGCGCGCGGATTGGGAAGAGGCGCGTCCGGCCGATGCGAAGGCGGAGAAGGCGTTGCTGGAGCATGTGCTCGCCGCCTTGCCGCGCGTCGATGCTGTAGTATTGTCGGACTACGCCAAAGGCGTGCTGACCAAAGACCTGATCCGTCAGGTGATCGAGGCAACGAGCGCGGCCGGCAAGCCGGTGATCGTCGATCCGAAGGGAAAAGATTACAGCATCTATCGCGGCGCGACGCTGGTCACACCCAATCGCAAGGAATTGTCCGAGGCGGTCCATCGTGACGTGTGGAGCGATGCCGATGTCGCGGCAGCCGCGATCGACCTGCGCTCGTCGTTGCAATGCGAAGCCGTCCTTGTCACCCGCAGCGACGAGGGCATGACGCTTGTCGAGCGCGATGCCGATCCGGTTCACGTGCCATCCTATGCGGTGAAGATCAGCGACGTGTCCGGCGCTGGCGATACCGTGGTCGCCGTGCTGTCGGCGATGCTGGCCCTGCGGGCCGATTTCGAATCGGCGATGCGTGCGGCCAATGCGGCTGCGGCGGTTGTGGTCGGCAAGCGCGGCACGGCCACCGTTTCTATCAATGAACTGCGGCATCGCATCCTGCCGGCTGCGACGCTCGCCGCAGAAGAGAAAATCCTGTTCGATTGGTCGGAGCTTGACGCTCGGCTTGCTGCCTGGCGCAAACAGGGACTACGGATCGGTTTCACCAATGGGTGTTTCGATATCCTGCATCCGGGGCATGTGCGGATGCTGGCGCAGGCGCGTGCAGCCTGCGATCGGCTTGTACTGGGGCTCAATAGCGACGAGTCGGTGTCGCGTCTGAAAGGGCCGGAGCGCCCGGTACAGAACGTGCAGTCGCGCGCCGAAGTGCTGGCGGCACTGGAAGCGATCGATCTCGTTGTCGTGTTCGAGGAAGATACCCCGCGCGATCTGATCGCGAAGATCCGGCCTCGCGTGTTGATCAAGGGCGCCGATTACACACGCGAGCAGGTGGTCGGGCACGAGATCGTCGAAGCCGATGGCGGTGAGGTGGTCCTGGTTGGGCTGGTGCCCGGCCATTCCACGACCGACATTGTCAAGCGTTCGCGCAGCACGGCGAAAAACTGAACGCCGGATGGATCATTCCGTGGCCGCAATTTTCAAACCCGATCGCGAAGTGGCGCTGGTTCGTGATTTCTTTGCCAACAAGACTGACGGCTTTTTTGTCGAAGTCGGGGCCAACGATCCCAAGAAGGATTCGCAATCCTGGCATCTCGAAGAGAGCGGCTGGAGCGGCATTCTGGTCGAGCCCTTGCCCGATCTTGCCTCGGAGCTCCGCCGCGTCCGCAAGGCGCAGGTGTTCGAAGTGGCCTGTTCGTCTCCTGACCGGGCGGGCGAGGTGCTGAAGCTACATGTCGCGGGACCATTCTCGTCGTTTGATCCGCATCTCGCCGTGACGGGTATGCGTGCCGACAAGGTGATCGACGTCAACGTCCGCACGCTCGACGAGGTATTGATCGAGGGCCGGGCGGCCAGGCCCATCGATCTCCTCTCAGTCGATGTTGAAGGACATGAAATCGATGTGCTGCGTGGCTTCGATTTTGATCGCTGGAAGCCGCGTCTGATCCTGCTGGAGGATCATGTCAGCAGCCTCGACAAGCATCGCTTCATGATCAAGGTTGGCTACACGCTGATGCGCCGCACCGGTCTCAATGGATGGTATGTGCCGCGCGCCGATGCGCCGCCTATGAGCCTTCTTGGGCGCTGGCAGATTGCGCGGAAATATTATCTGGCCCTTCCGTTCCGTATGTTTCGCGATGCCAGGCGGCGGCTACGCGACCGCATCCGGTTTCGTCAGCAGGACCAGGGCGGCGCGGGATAGTGATGGCCATGCCGCGCCTTTCCGCCATCGTGATTACGAAGAACGAAGCGCGCAACATCGAAGCGTGTCTCGAGAGCGTTGCTTTTTGTGACGAGCGCATTGTGGTGGACGGCGGTAGTAATGA
The genomic region above belongs to Pseudorhodoplanes sinuspersici and contains:
- the rfaE1 gene encoding D-glycero-beta-D-manno-heptose-7-phosphate kinase, with translation MFDFDHSLSQLSGVTVLCIGDLMLDDFVYGDVARISPEAPAPVIAVKRSEMVIGGAGNVARNIASLGAQCIFIGLVGEDDAGRTLKAALAAEPRIEASLVVDGSRPTTRKVRFVSEHYATHMLRADWEEARPADAKAEKALLEHVLAALPRVDAVVLSDYAKGVLTKDLIRQVIEATSAAGKPVIVDPKGKDYSIYRGATLVTPNRKELSEAVHRDVWSDADVAAAAIDLRSSLQCEAVLVTRSDEGMTLVERDADPVHVPSYAVKISDVSGAGDTVVAVLSAMLALRADFESAMRAANAAAAVVVGKRGTATVSINELRHRILPAATLAAEEKILFDWSELDARLAAWRKQGLRIGFTNGCFDILHPGHVRMLAQARAACDRLVLGLNSDESVSRLKGPERPVQNVQSRAEVLAALEAIDLVVVFEEDTPRDLIAKIRPRVLIKGADYTREQVVGHEIVEADGGEVVLVGLVPGHSTTDIVKRSRSTAKN
- a CDS encoding FkbM family methyltransferase — protein: MAAIFKPDREVALVRDFFANKTDGFFVEVGANDPKKDSQSWHLEESGWSGILVEPLPDLASELRRVRKAQVFEVACSSPDRAGEVLKLHVAGPFSSFDPHLAVTGMRADKVIDVNVRTLDEVLIEGRAARPIDLLSVDVEGHEIDVLRGFDFDRWKPRLILLEDHVSSLDKHRFMIKVGYTLMRRTGLNGWYVPRADAPPMSLLGRWQIARKYYLALPFRMFRDARRRLRDRIRFRQQDQGGAG